The Stigmatella aurantiaca DW4/3-1 genome contains the following window.
ACTGTCCCTCGGGATGGCGCGATGGCGTCGGCGGGCGCGGAGCCTACCAAACCTGCCCTCGTGCGGTTTTCAGGGTGATGATGGCAATGGCGAGCCGGGCACGGGCCTCTTGCTCGCCCGCTTCCGCCTGGTACAGCCGGTCGAGGGTGTCGAGCACCTCGGTGTAGCTCGCCACGCCTCCTTCAAAGCTGCTCTGCGCGGTGCGGGCCGCCTCTTGGGCGAGGGCCCGCTGGCGCTCCGACAGGGTGAGCTGCTCCTGGCCCAGCCGGAACTCGCGCAGGGCGTTGCGGATCTCCTGGGAGATTTGCAGCTCCAGGCCCTTCTTCTCGGCCTGGACCCGCGCCAGGTTGCCCCGGGCCTGCCGGAGCTTGCCGTAGCGCAAGCCGCCATCATAGAGCGTCCAGGTCAGCTCCAGGGCGGCGCGCCACCCGGTCTTGTCCCCCGTCAGAAAGGGCGTGTCCGAGGCGAACACCGAGCCCGTCGCGGTGAGCGTGGGGGCCAGGCGCCACCAGGCGGAGGTGATGCCGTGGTCCGCCGCGCGCCTCATGGCCTCTTGAACCCCCACCTCGGCCCGCGCCTTCAGGGCCTCCTCGATCAGGGCGTCCTCCGCCAGCGTGCCGGGCATCTCCAGCGGGGGCAACTGCACCTGGACGGGCTGTTGCTCGCCCAGCAGCAGCCCGATGGACAGGCGCACCGCCTCCAGCTTGTTCCGGGCCTCGCTCAGCTCCTTCTGGCGCCGCGCCAGCTCCGTCTGGGCCCGGAGCACCGCCAGGGGGACCGAGGTGCCCGCGCCCACGGCGCGCTCGGCCGTCTTCACATACTGCTCGGAGGTGTTCACCCCGCGCTGCGCCACCTCCACGAAGGCCTCCGCCGTCGAGCCGAGCCACAGCGCCCGGAG
Protein-coding sequences here:
- a CDS encoding TolC family protein; translated protein: MRFVSKLAVSLVLACQLCPQTVLAQAQTPLEPTPSSAAPTAQVISLEEALRRVDAQNQDLAQVRARTEEAQGIARQALAALLPVLVATGAYTRNNEGATIEFSRFLDTLEQGLSQIAQRPITLDRSGAPADRIIQPLDALTVNGTLRLPLFAANAYWDVLAAKEGVNAANASVSVARQRTRSALLRALWLGSTAEAFVEVAQRGVNTSEQYVKTAERAVGAGTSVPLAVLRAQTELARRQKELSEARNKLEAVRLSIGLLLGEQQPVQVQLPPLEMPGTLAEDALIEEALKARAEVGVQEAMRRAADHGITSAWWRLAPTLTATGSVFASDTPFLTGDKTGWRAALELTWTLYDGGLRYGKLRQARGNLARVQAEKKGLELQISQEIRNALREFRLGQEQLTLSERQRALAQEAARTAQSSFEGGVASYTEVLDTLDRLYQAEAGEQEARARLAIAIITLKTARGQVW